A stretch of bacterium DNA encodes these proteins:
- a CDS encoding superoxide dismutase, with product MNPYEARTFTLPTLDGISQKSVDEHLGLYQGYVKNFNTISTKLVEYAADSEKNQHALSELIRRKSFEFDGMRLHELYFEQFEGGAQALGASPLADALKAEYHEYFQQYFTAIGNMRGPGWAILYYDPIGKRFQTGFAGEQHQGHFATLPIILALDVWEHAFLLDYGALGKAKYIEAFFKNLNWNVIETRYTQASKS from the coding sequence ATGAACCCCTACGAAGCAAGGACCTTTACCCTCCCTACCCTCGATGGCATCTCGCAGAAGTCTGTCGATGAGCACCTCGGTCTTTACCAGGGCTACGTAAAGAATTTCAACACCATCTCTACGAAGCTCGTCGAGTACGCGGCCGATAGCGAGAAGAACCAGCACGCACTCTCCGAACTCATCCGCCGCAAGTCATTCGAGTTCGACGGTATGCGCCTGCACGAACTCTACTTCGAGCAGTTTGAAGGCGGTGCACAGGCACTCGGCGCCTCTCCCCTTGCCGACGCCCTCAAAGCCGAATACCACGAATACTTCCAGCAGTACTTCACCGCTATCGGGAATATGCGCGGTCCGGGCTGGGCGATCCTCTATTACGATCCCATCGGCAAACGATTCCAGACCGGATTCGCCGGAGAACAGCACCAAGGTCACTTTGCGACACTTCCCATCATCCTTGCACTCGATGTATGGGAACACGCCTTCCTTTTGGACTACGGCGCCCTCGGAAAAGCGAAGTATATCGAGGCATTCTTCAAGAATCTGAACTGGAATGTCATCGAAACACGCTATACACAGGCATCGAAATCTTGA
- a CDS encoding HIT family protein → MKTDPNCIFCKIVAGELPKFKVYEDENTLSFLTIEPMSKGHTLVIPKEHVPNVFETSPDTWSLAQETVRKVAHAVEKAMQADGVNINMNNREHAGQVVDHFHIHIIPRYKGDDLQHWPTRKIAAGEGDEISTKISSTL, encoded by the coding sequence ATGAAGACCGACCCGAACTGCATTTTCTGCAAGATCGTCGCAGGGGAACTCCCGAAATTCAAAGTATACGAGGATGAAAATACGCTTTCATTCCTCACGATCGAGCCGATGAGCAAGGGTCACACGCTCGTCATCCCGAAAGAGCATGTACCGAACGTCTTCGAAACATCTCCCGACACATGGTCCTTGGCGCAGGAAACCGTACGCAAGGTCGCTCACGCGGTAGAAAAAGCCATGCAGGCCGATGGCGTAAACATCAACATGAACAATCGCGAGCACGCTGGTCAGGTCGTCGACCACTTCCACATCCACATAATCCCCCGTTACAAGGGCGACGACCTCCAACACTGGCCCACACGAAAAATCGCCGCCGGTGAAGGCGACGAGATTTCCACGAAGATTTCTTCTACTCTCTAG
- the rpsG gene encoding 30S ribosomal protein S7 yields the protein MRRPVKNRNMPAPDEIYGSVKVHKLINYVMERGKKDTARKIVYTVFEELKKDGDPVAIFEQALENAAPSVEVRSRRVGGANYQVPREVRPERRLALGLRWMVDAAESTKGKPMAESLLNEIKAAAKGEGAAVTKKETTHRMAEANKAFAHFAW from the coding sequence ATGCGACGCCCTGTTAAGAATCGAAACATGCCAGCTCCGGACGAGATCTACGGATCGGTCAAGGTGCACAAGCTCATCAACTACGTCATGGAGCGCGGCAAGAAGGACACCGCGCGCAAGATCGTCTACACCGTCTTCGAGGAGTTGAAGAAGGACGGCGATCCGGTTGCGATCTTCGAGCAGGCGCTCGAGAATGCAGCTCCGTCGGTGGAAGTCCGCTCCCGCCGCGTCGGTGGTGCAAACTACCAGGTTCCGCGTGAGGTTCGTCCTGAGCGCCGCCTCGCCCTCGGCCTCCGCTGGATGGTGGATGCAGCTGAAAGCACCAAGGGTAAGCCGATGGCAGAGTCCCTCCTCAATGAGATCAAGGCAGCTGCGAAGGGTGAAGGTGCAGCCGTCACCAAGAAGGAGACGACGCACCGCATGGCAGAAGCCAACAAGGCATTCGCGCACTTCGCGTGGTAG
- a CDS encoding ribonuclease HI family protein — translation MSVVIYTDGGARGNPGPAGAGAVILKDETVVAEVKKYLGPVQTNNWAEYEAVVLALTKAKEIGLTGDIEFRLDSKLVVEQLMGNWKIKEPTLKPQVAKVRELLKDFGNVRFGYVPRAENKEADRLVNEAIDEA, via the coding sequence ATGTCGGTCGTTATCTACACCGACGGCGGAGCACGGGGAAATCCGGGCCCTGCAGGCGCGGGCGCGGTCATCCTTAAGGATGAGACCGTGGTCGCTGAGGTGAAGAAATACCTCGGTCCGGTCCAGACGAATAACTGGGCAGAATACGAGGCTGTGGTCCTCGCGCTTACGAAGGCGAAAGAAATCGGTCTCACGGGGGATATCGAATTCCGCTTGGATTCGAAGCTCGTCGTCGAGCAATTGATGGGGAACTGGAAGATCAAAGAGCCGACCTTGAAGCCGCAGGTAGCGAAAGTCCGCGAATTACTTAAGGATTTCGGGAATGTGCGCTTCGGCTATGTTCCGCGGGCAGAAAACAAGGAAGCAGATCGCTTGGTGAACGAAGCTATCGACGAAGCCTAA
- the recJ gene encoding single-stranded-DNA-specific exonuclease RecJ yields the protein MNREGISELVANLLAKRGLAGEEAERFLSPDFARDTHDPFLLADMDRAVARILAAMRQGERIAVYGDFDCDGIPGSALLFDTFRKIGYENVEVYIPHRDREGYGFHTAAIDALAERRVRLIITVDVGTVAFEGVDHAKSKGVDVIVTDHHEIQGALPECIVINPKREPYPFKDLCGAATAWKLACALLTEGKRQKLENFAAIPDGWEKWLLDLVAISTVADLVPLVGENRALAHFGLTVLRKSIRPGIRALATQTRARLATVTEDDIGFSFAPRINAASRMDEPELALRLLTTQDADEASTIAAQLESLNRKRRGVVAAIVREAKARAAARYTESDRVIVLGDTEWKPALMGLAANSLMEGRGGVVIMWGRDANGKLKGSARSDGTISVVELFAAAGDALEEFGGHHASGGFSVSHEAVHTLQERLAAALVSLAPAGKVKEEKAADAEILLSQVSTTLLRDFSRLAPFGMGNPKPLFRVVRTVITSARKFGKEMNHTEVMLVCSETGARQRAFQFFRSPKDFTLMPEADLQADLLATLEKDAFRGEHALALRIADILLPRA from the coding sequence ATGAATCGTGAAGGAATCTCGGAACTGGTAGCGAATCTCCTCGCGAAACGCGGATTGGCAGGGGAAGAAGCAGAGCGGTTCCTCAGCCCTGACTTTGCTCGTGATACACACGATCCTTTTCTTCTGGCCGATATGGACCGCGCCGTCGCGCGAATTCTGGCGGCGATGCGACAAGGAGAGCGGATTGCCGTATACGGCGATTTCGACTGCGATGGTATTCCGGGCTCGGCCCTCCTTTTTGATACGTTCCGCAAGATCGGATACGAGAATGTCGAAGTGTACATCCCGCATCGTGATCGCGAGGGGTATGGATTCCATACTGCGGCTATCGATGCGCTCGCTGAGCGACGCGTTCGCCTCATCATCACGGTGGATGTGGGAACGGTCGCATTCGAGGGGGTTGACCATGCGAAGTCGAAGGGGGTTGATGTAATCGTCACCGATCATCACGAGATCCAAGGCGCATTGCCGGAGTGCATCGTGATCAATCCGAAGCGTGAACCCTATCCCTTCAAGGATCTCTGTGGCGCAGCGACGGCATGGAAGCTCGCGTGCGCCCTTCTCACGGAGGGGAAGCGACAGAAACTCGAGAATTTCGCGGCCATTCCCGATGGTTGGGAGAAATGGCTCCTTGATTTAGTGGCGATCTCAACGGTCGCCGATCTCGTGCCGCTCGTGGGCGAGAACCGCGCGCTTGCGCATTTCGGCCTTACGGTGCTGCGCAAATCCATCCGACCGGGCATCCGTGCGCTCGCGACACAGACTCGGGCGCGTCTCGCAACGGTAACCGAAGATGATATCGGTTTCTCGTTCGCGCCGCGCATCAATGCGGCATCGCGTATGGACGAGCCCGAACTCGCGCTTCGTCTCCTCACGACGCAGGATGCCGATGAGGCGAGCACGATAGCGGCGCAGCTCGAATCGCTCAACCGGAAGCGGCGCGGTGTCGTCGCAGCGATCGTGCGCGAAGCGAAGGCGCGTGCGGCGGCCCGCTACACGGAATCAGATCGCGTCATCGTCCTCGGAGACACCGAATGGAAGCCAGCCCTCATGGGGCTTGCCGCGAACTCGCTTATGGAAGGTCGTGGCGGCGTCGTCATCATGTGGGGAAGGGATGCGAATGGAAAGCTGAAGGGTTCGGCGCGTTCAGACGGTACGATCTCGGTGGTTGAGCTCTTCGCTGCTGCCGGAGACGCACTCGAAGAATTCGGTGGGCATCACGCCTCGGGGGGCTTCTCGGTCTCGCACGAGGCGGTACACACCCTACAGGAGCGATTGGCTGCCGCACTTGTTTCTCTCGCGCCTGCGGGAAAAGTGAAAGAAGAGAAAGCGGCGGATGCGGAGATCCTCCTCTCCCAGGTCTCGACGACGCTGCTGCGTGATTTTTCTCGACTTGCTCCATTCGGTATGGGGAACCCGAAGCCGCTCTTCCGGGTCGTGCGTACGGTCATTACGAGCGCCCGAAAGTTCGGAAAGGAGATGAACCATACCGAGGTGATGCTGGTATGCAGCGAGACCGGTGCGCGCCAGAGGGCGTTCCAGTTCTTCCGATCCCCGAAGGATTTCACGCTTATGCCGGAAGCGGACCTGCAGGCCGATCTTCTCGCAACCCTCGAAAAAGACGCATTTCGAGGGGAGCATGCGCTTGCTCTCAGGATTGCGGATATCCTCCTTCCACGCGCCTGA
- a CDS encoding DUF975 family protein → MKTLAVGELLRFGWESFKKRPWFFIGIVLLIVVISGIMEGFTPDPVQTFSDFVLAAIALVVGILLEMGLVAFALKAHADVEKVELRDLWHPQHLWQYAVVKILTGIIVVIGLVLLIVPGIIAALSLIFATYLVIDKNLGPIEAMKESVRMTKGHRWQLFLLALSLIGINILGALALMVGLLVTIPVSLLAVAHAYRKLSAAA, encoded by the coding sequence ATGAAAACACTAGCGGTTGGCGAATTACTCCGTTTCGGATGGGAATCGTTCAAGAAGCGTCCTTGGTTCTTCATCGGGATTGTGCTTCTTATTGTCGTCATTTCCGGGATCATGGAAGGGTTTACTCCGGACCCGGTACAGACCTTCTCTGATTTTGTCCTTGCGGCGATTGCGCTTGTGGTAGGTATCTTGCTCGAGATGGGACTTGTAGCCTTTGCGCTCAAGGCACACGCTGATGTGGAGAAGGTTGAATTGAGGGATCTCTGGCATCCGCAGCATCTCTGGCAATACGCTGTAGTAAAGATTCTTACCGGCATCATTGTGGTGATCGGTCTCGTCCTCCTCATCGTCCCGGGCATCATCGCGGCCCTCTCTCTCATCTTTGCGACGTACCTTGTCATCGATAAGAATCTCGGCCCTATCGAGGCGATGAAGGAAAGTGTACGCATGACGAAAGGTCATCGCTGGCAGCTCTTCCTCCTCGCGCTTTCTCTCATCGGTATCAACATACTCGGCGCCCTTGCGCTCATGGTAGGACTTCTGGTAACGATTCCGGTCTCGCTCTTGGCGGTTGCGCACGCATACCGCAAGCTCTCGGCTGCTGCGTAA
- a CDS encoding MBL fold metallo-hydrolase — translation MQRSSAILFITISVLLVVAFIVGHSLVRGMRTPELRVSFLDVGQGDAIFIEAPGGRQMLIDGGKNRSVIRQLATVMPWYDRTIDVVLATHPDADHIGGLPDVFKRYRVGLVIESSVRDEEGADAQAFEKAAAAEGAERLVAERGQVIDVGEGARLEILFPDRSVPGIETNTGSIVARLVYGETAFMLTGDSPKEIEDYLVRLDGKILESSVLKAGHHGSRTSSSFAFVGFVSPEYAVYSRGCDNSYGHPHDEVKEMFAKHGVPTLDTCEDGSITFVSDGKTVVRK, via the coding sequence ATGCAGCGCAGTTCTGCCATCCTCTTCATCACGATTTCGGTCCTTCTGGTGGTGGCGTTCATCGTCGGACATTCGCTCGTGAGGGGTATGCGGACGCCAGAGCTGCGGGTTTCGTTCCTCGATGTAGGGCAGGGGGATGCGATTTTCATCGAAGCTCCAGGTGGGCGACAGATGCTGATCGATGGCGGGAAGAACCGGTCAGTCATCCGACAGCTCGCCACGGTGATGCCGTGGTACGACCGCACGATCGACGTGGTTCTGGCGACGCATCCGGATGCGGACCATATCGGTGGTTTACCGGATGTCTTCAAGCGATATCGCGTGGGTCTTGTCATCGAATCGAGCGTGCGCGACGAAGAAGGGGCGGATGCTCAGGCGTTCGAGAAGGCGGCTGCCGCAGAAGGTGCAGAGCGGTTGGTTGCTGAGCGCGGACAGGTCATTGATGTAGGAGAGGGGGCTCGACTCGAGATCTTGTTTCCCGATAGAAGCGTGCCGGGAATCGAAACGAATACCGGCTCCATCGTCGCACGGCTTGTGTACGGCGAGACGGCTTTCATGCTGACAGGGGATTCGCCGAAAGAAATCGAGGATTATCTCGTGCGCCTCGATGGAAAGATTCTTGAATCGAGCGTGCTGAAAGCGGGGCATCATGGGTCGCGCACCTCCTCATCTTTCGCATTCGTCGGATTTGTTTCGCCGGAATATGCGGTCTATAGCCGCGGGTGCGATAACTCGTATGGTCATCCGCACGACGAGGTGAAAGAGATGTTCGCGAAACATGGCGTGCCGACATTGGATACCTGTGAAGACGGGAGCATTACATTCGTTTCTGACGGGAAAACAGTAGTGCGGAAGTGA
- a CDS encoding ThiF family adenylyltransferase produces MIDVTRHRPLFDPAMWDDPIVIIGCGGLGSHLAWSIARLGVREIVLVDGDVLESHNLANQAYASSDVGKLKVEALAYALRRSLDVDVSIVPEFIREARMLAPVVFMCVDTMRDRKLIMDTCLKGNADVRYVFDGRMDASHGVVYSIDPNNPAHIALWEHYWFPDADAQNDGDGCGGKISVVYTAAIVAGMMAHEFVRWNASLNGGLPPAQRRDISLAEDRMQSDRW; encoded by the coding sequence ATGATTGATGTGACGCGGCATAGGCCGCTCTTTGATCCTGCGATGTGGGATGATCCAATCGTAATCATCGGTTGCGGCGGCCTGGGCAGCCATCTCGCATGGAGTATCGCCCGCCTCGGTGTGCGAGAAATCGTGCTCGTCGATGGCGATGTGCTTGAATCGCATAATCTCGCGAATCAGGCATATGCGTCGAGCGATGTGGGGAAGCTTAAGGTGGAGGCGCTCGCGTACGCGTTGCGGCGATCGCTGGATGTCGATGTCTCGATCGTGCCGGAATTCATCCGGGAAGCTCGTATGCTCGCGCCCGTCGTCTTCATGTGCGTGGATACCATGCGTGATCGTAAGCTCATCATGGACACGTGCCTGAAAGGAAATGCTGATGTGCGCTATGTGTTCGATGGTCGTATGGATGCGTCACATGGCGTCGTCTACTCGATCGATCCGAATAATCCTGCCCACATCGCGCTTTGGGAACATTACTGGTTCCCTGATGCGGATGCTCAGAACGACGGCGATGGCTGCGGCGGGAAGATCTCCGTGGTATACACTGCGGCGATCGTTGCGGGCATGATGGCGCATGAATTCGTGCGCTGGAACGCCTCACTGAACGGGGGTCTGCCTCCCGCACAGCGGCGAGACATCAGTCTTGCCGAGGATCGCATGCAATCCGATCGCTGGTGA
- a CDS encoding 50S ribosomal protein L28 — MARECVITGKKSRVGGGYSNRTRATKFNPTGAKRRMVNIQKKTVFIPELNRKVIVNVSAKGLKTMKKRGVYKTLRAAGLVK, encoded by the coding sequence ATGGCACGGGAATGCGTCATCACAGGTAAGAAGAGCCGCGTCGGCGGTGGCTATTCGAATCGCACTCGTGCGACCAAATTCAACCCTACCGGTGCGAAGCGCCGCATGGTGAACATCCAGAAGAAGACCGTCTTCATCCCGGAGCTCAACCGCAAGGTCATCGTCAACGTCTCGGCGAAGGGCCTGAAGACCATGAAGAAGCGCGGCGTCTACAAGACCCTCCGCGCCGCCGGCCTGGTCAAGTAA
- the rpsL gene encoding 30S ribosomal protein S12, with protein sequence MSTINQLVRKGRGKRVYKSKTGALGRGFNTLENRPTYFNSPFKRGVCTKVTTKTPRKPNSAIRKIARVRLSNGMEITAYIPGEGHNLQEHSVVLVRGGRVKDIGLRYTIVRGKLDTAGIEKRRRGRSLYGAKKPKAAK encoded by the coding sequence ATGTCTACCATCAATCAGCTCGTACGTAAGGGACGCGGCAAGCGCGTCTACAAGTCCAAGACCGGCGCACTTGGTCGTGGTTTCAATACACTCGAAAATCGCCCAACCTATTTCAACTCGCCATTCAAGCGTGGTGTCTGCACCAAGGTAACCACCAAGACCCCTCGTAAGCCGAACTCGGCTATCCGTAAGATCGCCCGTGTCCGCCTCTCGAACGGCATGGAGATCACCGCGTACATCCCGGGTGAAGGCCATAACCTCCAGGAGCACTCGGTCGTCCTCGTCCGTGGTGGTCGCGTGAAGGACATCGGTCTTCGCTACACGATCGTGCGCGGCAAGCTCGACACCGCAGGTATCGAGAAGCGCCGCCGCGGCCGCTCCCTCTACGGTGCTAAGAAGCCTAAGGCAGCTAAGTAA
- a CDS encoding ComEC/Rec2 family competence protein, with translation MAIRFWLVLVFFVLGVFVRTFVMFGWFTILFLLFAALVAAVAYWREHTAPFLFTCVALSAFAFGAARMHTGIVEREPQLDAVVGEKVVIEGIVQDEPDARENNVRIPVRVRMVASSTVDSVAVLVVAPLHTEVAYGDVVRAEAKLELPEAFETGEGRVFEYPGFLAKDRILYQMSFAKVTLLGENEGFFLKSWAIRAKEKYLDGLANALNEPQAGLAGGITVGDKRGLGEELSDTFRIVGLTHIVVLSGYNIMVVVDALLRWMVRTPQALRLGFAGFVAFFFAAITGFASASTRAAAMAVIAITGKATGRTYLASRALALVATAMIIWNPYVLVFDPGFQLSIIATAGLIFLTPVIEPYLVPITERFGLREIAAASIGTQLAVVPLLLYQNGMLSLYSLPANLLALIVIPWAMLLSAIAALFGLFTGIVAPFFGFPAYVLLSYVIYVAEAFATLPLSSVQLPAFGAWLLCLIYATLGVVYKKKTAGS, from the coding sequence ATGGCGATCCGCTTCTGGCTCGTACTCGTCTTTTTCGTACTCGGTGTCTTCGTGCGGACGTTTGTGATGTTCGGATGGTTTACGATTCTTTTCCTCCTCTTTGCCGCGCTTGTCGCGGCGGTTGCGTATTGGCGTGAGCATACTGCTCCATTTCTTTTCACCTGCGTGGCGCTTTCAGCTTTTGCTTTCGGCGCAGCGCGTATGCACACGGGTATCGTTGAACGTGAGCCGCAGCTCGATGCGGTGGTGGGGGAGAAGGTGGTGATCGAAGGGATAGTGCAGGACGAGCCTGATGCGCGCGAGAACAATGTACGCATTCCGGTGCGCGTGCGGATGGTGGCAAGTAGTACGGTCGATAGCGTCGCGGTTTTGGTTGTCGCACCGCTCCATACCGAAGTTGCGTACGGCGATGTCGTGCGTGCGGAAGCGAAGCTCGAATTGCCGGAAGCATTCGAGACCGGTGAGGGTAGGGTGTTCGAGTATCCGGGCTTTCTCGCAAAAGACCGGATTCTGTACCAAATGTCATTCGCGAAAGTGACGCTCCTTGGTGAGAACGAGGGATTCTTCCTCAAATCGTGGGCGATCCGTGCCAAAGAGAAGTATCTCGATGGATTGGCGAATGCGCTCAACGAACCACAGGCGGGACTGGCCGGCGGCATCACGGTGGGGGATAAACGCGGGCTTGGTGAAGAATTATCTGACACATTCCGCATCGTGGGCCTCACGCACATCGTGGTCCTCAGCGGATACAACATCATGGTGGTCGTCGATGCGTTGTTGCGCTGGATGGTGCGTACTCCGCAAGCGTTGCGACTCGGGTTTGCGGGATTCGTCGCGTTCTTCTTTGCAGCCATCACCGGATTCGCCTCGGCATCGACGCGTGCCGCAGCAATGGCGGTGATCGCGATAACAGGGAAAGCGACAGGAAGGACGTATCTCGCGTCGCGTGCGCTCGCGCTGGTGGCGACGGCAATGATCATCTGGAATCCGTATGTGCTCGTATTTGATCCGGGATTCCAGCTTTCAATCATCGCGACGGCCGGTCTCATATTCCTGACGCCGGTTATCGAACCGTATCTCGTCCCAATCACGGAGAGATTCGGGCTGCGCGAAATCGCTGCTGCCTCGATCGGTACGCAGCTCGCCGTCGTACCGCTCCTCCTCTATCAGAATGGAATGCTCAGCCTCTATTCTTTGCCGGCAAACCTTCTGGCGCTCATCGTAATCCCGTGGGCGATGCTTCTCAGTGCCATCGCCGCTCTCTTCGGGCTTTTCACCGGTATCGTCGCCCCGTTCTTCGGATTTCCGGCATATGTCCTCCTCTCCTATGTGATCTATGTCGCGGAAGCATTCGCGACGCTGCCGCTATCGAGCGTGCAGTTGCCAGCGTTCGGAGCGTGGCTGCTTTGCCTTATCTACGCTACGCTCGGGGTGGTATACAAAAAGAAAACGGCGGGATCCTGA
- a CDS encoding site-2 protease family protein, with product MQNPSFIGRGTLLPMAFIDALFLIAIIMFSAIIHEVAHGVAADKLGDPTARYAGRLTLNPIPHLDPFGSLLLPLILALSGSPIFFGWAKPVPYNPYNLKASPRWGEAIVAFAGPLSNFLIAIVAAITIRLGVLPEEVAAVVFLVVLVNVMLGIFNLIPIPPLDGSKILSALLPHGARRGYDEWRARLEYNPFLGFGLVILFILIAGSAFSSFVYSVSRYLAGV from the coding sequence ATGCAAAATCCGTCCTTCATAGGGCGTGGTACACTCCTCCCAATGGCTTTCATCGACGCACTCTTCCTCATTGCCATCATCATGTTCAGCGCGATCATCCACGAGGTGGCGCACGGGGTGGCGGCCGATAAGCTCGGGGACCCGACCGCTCGCTATGCGGGGAGACTGACTCTGAACCCGATTCCGCACCTCGACCCGTTCGGTTCGCTCCTCTTGCCGCTCATCCTCGCGCTCTCCGGGTCGCCGATCTTCTTCGGGTGGGCGAAGCCGGTACCGTATAACCCCTACAATCTGAAGGCCAGCCCACGCTGGGGGGAGGCGATCGTCGCCTTTGCAGGACCCTTGTCGAACTTCCTCATCGCCATTGTGGCAGCGATTACCATACGTTTGGGTGTCCTGCCAGAGGAGGTGGCCGCGGTGGTTTTCCTCGTCGTCCTCGTGAACGTCATGCTCGGCATCTTCAACCTCATCCCGATCCCGCCCCTGGACGGCTCAAAGATCCTCTCGGCACTCCTCCCGCATGGCGCACGCAGGGGCTATGACGAATGGCGTGCTCGCTTGGAATACAACCCCTTCCTAGGATTCGGGCTGGTCATCCTCTTTATATTGATAGCAGGGAGCGCATTCAGCTCGTTCGTCTATAGCGTGAGCCGTTATCTTGCCGGGGTCTGA
- a CDS encoding MscL family protein: protein MGFVEFVRERGVVGLAIGFVLGSAVQKVVTAFVTDIVNPFVGLLLGRADGIKTFAVGNFLIGDFIAVLIDFFILAFIIYFVFKLLGLEKLDKKKE, encoded by the coding sequence ATGGGGTTCGTGGAATTCGTGCGCGAGCGCGGCGTGGTGGGCCTCGCCATCGGCTTTGTACTCGGTTCTGCGGTGCAGAAAGTAGTCACGGCATTCGTGACCGACATCGTGAATCCGTTCGTCGGCCTCCTTCTGGGGCGTGCGGACGGCATCAAGACGTTTGCGGTCGGGAATTTCCTCATCGGCGATTTCATCGCGGTTCTCATCGACTTCTTCATCCTCGCATTCATCATCTATTTCGTATTCAAGCTGTTGGGCCTCGAGAAGCTCGATAAGAAGAAGGAGTAG